Below is a window of Hydrogenovibrio crunogenus DNA.
ATCCTATGAAGGTGCTCGTGAAAAAGTCCGACATTTTCTAAATGCATCATCGACCAAGGAAATTGTTTTTGTTCGTGGCACCACTGAAGCGATTAATCTTGTCGCTCAAACTTGGGGGCGAGAAAATTTAACTGCTGGGGATGAAGTGTTAATTACGGAAATGGAACATCATTCTAATATTGTTCCATGGCAGCTATTAAGAGACCAGCTGGGCATTAAGTTGGTGGTTGTGCCGATCAATGATCAAGGCGAAATCAGCTTGTCTGACTATGAATCTTTGTTGTCAGAAAAAACCAAATTGGTTTCCGTTGTGCATATGTCTAATGCACTGGGAAGTATTAACCCGGTTAAAGAAATGACGACGCTGGCACACAAAGTTGGTGCAAAAGTATTATTGGACGGGGCGCAAGCAGTTCCGCATATGGCGGTGGATGTCCAGTCATTGGATTGTGATTTTTATGCCTTTTCTGCGCATAAAATGTACGGGCCCACGGGGATTGGTGTGCTTTATGGCAAAGAAGCTTTGCTGGAAGCGATGCCGCCTTATCAAGGGGGGGGAGATATGATCTACTCCGTCACGTTTGATAAAACGGAATACAATGAATTGCCTTATAAGTTTGAAGCCGGCACGCCACATATTGCTGGTGGCATCGGTTTGGGTGCCGCCATTGATTTTATGTTGGATATTGGTCTTGAGAATATCGCTCAGTATGAAAACCAATTATTGACCG
It encodes the following:
- a CDS encoding cysteine desulfurase; translated protein: MKFSDIRDAFPILKLQENGQPLVYLDSGATSQKPLKVIEAIDHYYRAENANVHRGVYGLSERATESYEGAREKVRHFLNASSTKEIVFVRGTTEAINLVAQTWGRENLTAGDEVLITEMEHHSNIVPWQLLRDQLGIKLVVVPINDQGEISLSDYESLLSEKTKLVSVVHMSNALGSINPVKEMTTLAHKVGAKVLLDGAQAVPHMAVDVQSLDCDFYAFSAHKMYGPTGIGVLYGKEALLEAMPPYQGGGDMIYSVTFDKTEYNELPYKFEAGTPHIAGGIGLGAAIDFMLDIGLENIAQYENQLLTEATEKLQQIEGLKIIGQAANKGGVISFVIEGVHPHDMATLMDQDGIAVRASHHCAMPVMQRFNVPATIRASLGVYNNSEDIDRLIASIKEAIDMLV